One Rhinoraja longicauda isolate Sanriku21f chromosome 21, sRhiLon1.1, whole genome shotgun sequence genomic region harbors:
- the bhlha15 gene encoding class A basic helix-loop-helix protein 15 — MPVHSHAGYPSPPLSIPAAAGSHALATIDQKRTGDATGAKERRGASRAERMKSQPPLAARCSAMELHLTAAESTCGCQRRNRRRPARPCVLRAPGDAGGGSAHPRGRRRAPSARERNLRRIESNERERQRMHNLNRAFQALREAVPHVEADRKLSKIETLTLAKNYIESLTSTILGMTKEHPPPPGRQGAQRPPPPGRRLTPAPPPVRQVEPSAAPRPPGRQGEQRPPLKSHPPGRQGEQRMLPTRPGRAARAAMTDEDEDDDAINSADGSSPPRRCYQLH, encoded by the exons ATGCCAGTACACTCACACGCTGGATACCCCTCACCTCCACTCTCCATCCCTGCTGCAG CCGGTTCCCACGCTTTGGCCACAATTGACCAGAAGCGCACGGGCGATGCAACGGGGGCGAAGGAGCGGCGCGGAGCATCGAGGGCCGAGAGGATGAAGTCCCAGCCGCCCTTGGCCGCCCGCTGCTCGGCCATGGAGCTGCACCTGACGGCGGCCGAGTCCACCTGCGGCTGCCAGAGGCGGAACCGGAGGCGCCCGGCGCGGCCCTGTGTCCTGCGCGCGCCCGGAGACGCGGGAGGCGGGAGCGCGCATCCCCGCGGCCGGCGGCGCGCACCCAGCGCCCGCGAGCGCAACCTGCGCCGCATCGAGAGCAACGAGCGCGAGCGGCAGCGCATGCACAATCTGAACCGCGCCTTCCAGGCGCTGCGGGAGGCCGTGCCGCACGTCGAGGCCGACCGCAAGCTCTCCAAGATCGAGACCCTCACCCTGGCCAAGAACTACATCGAGTCACTCACCTCCACCATCTTGGGCATGACCAAGGAACACCCGCCTCCTCCCGGCCGCCAGGGGGCGCAACGGCCGCCTCCGCCCGGCCGCCGATTGACTCCTGCTCCTCCTCCCGTCCGCCAGGTGGAGCCATCTGCCGCGCCGCGACCCCCCGGCCGCCAGGGGGAGCAGCGGCCGCCCCTGAAGAGTCATCCTCCCGGCCGCCAGGGGGAGCAGCGGATGCTTCCCACACGCCCTGGGCGGGCGGCTCGGGCCGCGATGACGGACGAGGATGAGGATGACGACGCCATTAACTCAGCCGACGGTAGCAGCCCACCCCGACGCTGCTACCAGCTCCACTGA